Within the Dermacentor silvarum isolate Dsil-2018 chromosome 8, BIME_Dsil_1.4, whole genome shotgun sequence genome, the region TGGGCTGCGGCTTGTAACggtctctgcacagcagtctgctgagcccgatgatgcctggttgtagccgcgcacgtagctgtacgattcgcttctgcagcactggttcgtaccttgcgaggagacaccataacgtgtaccaaagaggtatccagaatacgaggcgcacatctcacatcggaatcgaattgattgcgcgcctcgtctaaatcgcatctcgtcgtatgcgcctgcgcacgctgcgtttgcaggcaccttaactagatggcgccaccacactggcggaggctcgggtcgtctgcgtcTGTGCGCTGGCCTGGGGAGCATTTATTGTGCATTTtaccgctgcccgatagcaagcgcttgcgtggctcagtggtagagtatccggctcccacgtaGTGGGCGCGGGTTTGATCGCGGTGGGAACCgtgtacttttttcgcatttccggcgatagcggttatcgTCCCCaatggtggcggcggcggcagcgaacAACATCGCGAGCCGccacggctattggaatgagcccataacagcttaggcAGTAAAAGATGCTTATACTCAAAGATGCCTAATACTCAAGCATTAGAAGTTAATGTATTGATAACAAGGAAGAACATTAATCACGTTCTAAGAGAACCTCGCATGTTACTGCGTAAATGCGAACATGGACAATGCAAAAGGTATAGATAAATATAATTTTGAGACTACCAAATCCTTGCCCTAACGTTGAAGAGTATGTAGCTCTAACAATAATGATTCTTGCTATGACTATGCTTTACGATAGCCCAAGTGTGAGACCCCATTTCATACGCGAAGCGTAGAAATGAAGCACCTGTTAAGTCCGCTTTCTGGTTACATCTCAGGAGCAAATATTGAAGCGCAGGAGCTTCCTacggcaaagcaagagtgataaGACCTTTTGTTCGCTACGCAGGTGATGGATTCACTGTCTTCCGGCCGTCATCGCAGAAGCCGGTTCGCTTTCGCCATCATCGTAGTCACCATCGTTATTTTCGTCGTCGTGATTGTCTACTATAGTACCGTGGAAATCGTAGCCTCCTACAGGGCGTCCAAGAGTTCAAAGCGGCCGAACTTGTGCAAAACTGCTGACTGTGTTGTGCATTCTCGCCTCTTGACTGAACCCGTCGGCAGAAACGTCGACCCATGTGAAGATTTCCAAGATCACGTCTGCGCGGCGTGGCGTCAGCTGGAGCACGTCCGCGACGAGCGGGTCGCTTCTGCTGTAGGCGAAGTCCGCACGGTGTGGTACGAGAACCTCGAAAGTTTGCTCCGGAAGGCGACAACGCTCATTAAGGCTTCAAAGAAACCCCTTGCTATGCTCCGCTCATGCGCCCAGAAGCTTAGAGCCAGACCTACGGATGTTGCGCTGTTCCGCAGCTTCATGGGCAAGCTCCGCCTGTcctggccagaagaaccaccaagtGACGTCGAACCTTTAGGTGTCCTTCTCGACCTCACCTTCAACTGGGGTCTCTGTTTCTGGCTGCGTATAAGGCTGTCAAAAAAACCTGGCTCAGCATTAGGAAGCAGGATCAGGATCATGCTCTCGCCCGGCCAGAGTGCCTCTGTCTACACTTTCGCCATGCGATATTACAGACTGGTCATCGAAGGAACGTACGCTCGCTACTGGTCGCGACTTAGGGACTTACTGAACAGCGAAGAGTCATCTAACGACAGCGATAGGATCAATCGCGGCCAAACGGTGGAAGGAAAAGTAATCAAGTTGCTAGTCTCCATCGTTAACAAGCATCCAGTCGATCCAGTTTCCGTCCCACTCTCAAATATATCATTGTTCACGCATCCTGTGCCATCCACTGAGTGGCTGGGGCAACTGAACAATGTGTTGCGTTACGAGGGGCCGTTCAGTGGTGACGACGAACTGCTTGCGAGCGACAGAATGCTATTGAACACAATCGGCAAGCTCTTCGCGATGTTCAGCCATAGCGAGTTACTCAGCCATCTATCCTGGCAGTTTGTGCAAGCCTACGCTCCCATTCTGGACCAGAGCCTCGGAGACTTCTTCAGTGACCGAGATTTTCGCATATTCTGCGCCGCGCAGGTGTCGTCATCGTACAGCCCGCTTATCACGACTATCTACACTCGGCTTAACCCGCCGCAAAAGAACCACCGCTACTTGGCCAGCAATCTGAGCATGATTCTGAAGCACACCGTCCAAAGAATCGTCCGTTCCACCCATCTCGACAACCTAACAAAGACGGCCGCCACCAAGAAGCTCATGGCGATGAATGTCCGCCTGTGGCCTGTGGGCGAGCTGCTACGAAATCCGGATAAGATATACTCCGGATTCCCTGAAAATGGAGAATCGTTTGTTCATCTCTGGGTCGACACGCGACGGTCGCTGCGGAGTATGGTCGGCACTGCCTACGGTAACGTCGTATTTTCCTTCACCGTCGTTGACTCGCCTCTGCTAGTGCAATACGACTACCTCACGAACCAGCTAGAAATTTCGGTGGTGGCACTCACAAGTCCACTGTATTACAGTGATGGCACCGAATGCCATGTTCTATGGGGGTCTCGGATTTCTGGTAGCAGAAGAAGTGCTCAAGATGCAAGACGCGGTGGGTGCCCGCTTCCATGCCAACGGCAGCGTGGTCCCTTTCTGGCTCTATAAGAACTCACGCAAGCTGCTTGAGAACCACGAGACCTGCCTGGGGGTCAGAAACAACCTTGGCATGTATCTGCCGGCATTGGAAGTCGCCTACTCAGCGTTTCGAGAAGCAACTCACCACGATAAGCACCCAATGCAGCTGAGTGATGAGTTGACGGAGCCGAAGGTTTTCTTCAAGACAGTCTGTTTGACGACGTGCGCGACGAGGGGCTTCGGACATGGTGTCCCTTTGGTGGACTGCAACCAGCTGATGAAGAACTCACTAGAGTTTGTTGCTACCTTTAGCTGCAAGGAAGTGTCGCGCTATGAACAGCATGTACAAGTGTCCATACTTTCAGTGAGTAATAGCAAATCCTGAACATTCGCGACAGTTTTAATTATTGCGCTCAGAGCTTATGCAGTTATCTTTGACTCTCAATATGTTGCACACTATCATTGCCAAGAACTTAACAAGCATTATTTTAGTAATATTTTACAGAATTGAATCAGGAGCAAATTAATATTTCTCTAACATTCGCATATACTGCTATCTCAGAAACAATACGTAGCAGGAGGGAGTACATACAGGTTGAAAAACAACGGAAAatcacttggttacagaaaatacGTTGTTTAAAAAGGAGCATAGGTGATCACCAACCGAGGCTAACAGACTATAACGTTAACAATATCTTGAACGAACAACACCTCGGGCGTTGACTACTACGATAAACTACGTTGAATAAACACCTGTAAACTGCCTACTAATACTTTTGTTAAACTACCTTGGATAAACAAACATCATTGCGAGAGAGCAAGATTTCTGCCAAACGAGAAAGTGAAACACTGGAAAGGGTAGCGAAATAAATATTCTGCGTAAGTTCTGCAGCAAGTTTTTAGCAATGTGTTTCTCTACATTCAATCCGCAAAAAAACATTTGGTCACTTAATTTCTCGATTGTGCTGGAGTATGTAGTGTTCCACCCATTGTGGTGGTTTTCTTCTAAATATACatgttttattttacttttttccTCTTGAGACTTGCATAACTTTTGTAAACATTTCTTTGTCCAATATATGGCCCCCTATTTTGTTATTGATTTTGTAAGTTTTTCACTACTGTCGATTTATATATTTTACGGTGTCAAGCCGTATAAACTGCCGCTTTCTTGCCGCATCTCCTCAGCCATGTGATATccaagtggtattatgtatttcAATGCACCTGTATACGTCTAGGACTTAATAaataaagagaagaaagaaagaaagttattCTTGACCACAGCGGTTCTCGCGTCCTATTTGGCCATGCAGTCATTACAACGAATTCCTATTACTCGGCTGCTATGGCGTCATTTATTCTCTCAATCCATGCGTTTGTGCAATACATTTCGTAAGAAGGCACGAAAAACAAACAATTTGGGGAGTTTTGTTTTAGTTATGGCTAAATCTTATATGCAGTACGTGTCCGCGTATGCTTCCAAACTAAAAACTGACATTTACTAATTCGCAAGGTCGTTTTGTGAGGAGTGGAAGAGATCGGACATTGAAAGACGTCGTAATAGGGGCTCCTGATGAGTATTGAACACGTAGGATTGTTTAACTGGCACGAAAGAGGCACTATAGAGGTGTTATAGAGCTTATCCTGTTATGGCATCATTGCAATAGCAGGTTCTGTTGGCGATGCTGtctgctgccgccgccaccggTGTCCGTCACAGCTATCACCAGGAATGAGAAAACAAACACTCAGTTCCCGCCGGAATCAAACCCGGGCTCTCTGCGCGCGAGTCAGCCGCTCTACTACGgcgccacgccagcgcttgctaggttctgcggaaacatgccctatacacgCGTCCTAGCGCACAAggagtcacgcgatgtgagatgtgcgccgtGTAGCGCCGATACATGCGCACTTTGCATTGTAGTTGCATATTATGGCACCAGGTAGCGCACCATTTTACGGTTccataggtagcagtacaaggtacagtctgtttcacatttaagggaaaactcggagcgccttgcatCGCGATACTGcaagcgctggagtcgggtgccggaagcagctcgcgcaggcgcagacgcttcAGGCGCGgaatcttgaaccgcgtcgactgctacggcggtGCGCGCTGGCCGCATGGTGGCAtggtcgggaagcgtgctactgtcagGGCAGTGCACGGATTTGATCGTTACTGCGGGAACTGAGCCAATATTCTTAACTAAGCATTGAGCGACGCCACCGTCGGAGCCTTCTTTGGTGACAATGGGGTTCTGCAAACTTCGTTTGACACCATccttcgtttgttctttcgaaaggctgGCGTACTGAGTGCGTTCACGTATATTTCTTCACTGTGCATGCTAccgtaatacgcagcgacaagaaAAACACACCAAAATGTGCGCGCAACGTGTTCCGTCTTTATTTGACGCGAAAGGAAAACAATACACTCCACAATGACTATGCGGGTCAAACACGATGCACACCTGTCTAGTTTAATGAACTACTGTCGAGAAGAATCACTTTCGGCTCATTGTCTTAACCTAAAGCATTCCTTTATTCGTATCCGTTTGTTTCATCGTGTTTGACCCTCATAGCTATTGTTGTTGAGTGCTTTGTTTTCCTTTCGCGTCAAATAAAGACTGAGCACGTTGCGCGCACATTTTGAAGTCTCTTTTTTGCCGCTGCGTATTAGGGTAACACACACAGTGAAGAAATATACGTGCACGCACTCAGTACCCCTGCCTTTCTGAAGAACAAACGAAGGATGCTGTCAAAAGAAGTTTGCAGAACCCCATTGTCACCAATGAAGGCGCAGAGGTTGGCGTCGCTCAACGTTTAGTTAATAATATCGGCTCGCTTAGCGCAGTAACGATGAAATCTGTGcactgcccttgacagtagcacgcttgCCGACCATGCGGCCAGCACGCGCCGTCGTGGCAGTCGACGTGGTTCAAGATTCCGCGCCTCGAGCGtatgcgcctgcgcgagctgctgccagcacccgactccagcgctcgccgcatcgcgatgcaatgcgctccgagttttcctataagtgtgaaacagactgtacatacaTAGAacaagttttgaggaagaaaaagagcaCTAAGGAAATgctatacaagaatgctagaatgaaaaggaTGCAAATccgaataaatcaagcaggctacgtgattatttgtccccgccccgtttcgaatgtgatgccaataaatcatcatcatcatcgtcgtcgtcgtcgtatcgtGCCATATCGTGCCACtcgtcacgcgatgtgagatgcgcgccacgTTGCGTTGATACGTGCAAACATTGTACTGCAAGGCcgattcttgggctagttggtacgatttcttcatattggcaaagcctttagcgcaaCTGAAAAAAGACAGGGACCTGACACagacacaggacagcgctaactttcaactggcGTTTATTGAAACTCAGGGGCacatatagacggtttcagtgtttacaaacaaacctcgcttgccgctgattggttgccccatcggaacttccggcaggagacctagaagcacttccggctatgttgtttgaaggcatgcgcgacgtgaggccggcgtgtcgatgtttgcaatgcttggtggaatctgtgatgatcTGATTGTACAttgtgaatattgtcgagatgacgagcgactactttaggcgcttagcaccgaagcaaaagatcggtatcaccaaaagctgacgtttagaggcagagagctgcccgatccactggacgatgatgtcgtgcgattttcatTTTCGTTGGCCTCCAAACACCTTCCcgcagttacaaccccggagcaacaagcagagcatattagtgaggacatgcaatgaacgcagactgttgtcttcaaggcaggtaatgggacctGCCAAAACTAGAAAAAATTTAATggcacttctttctggggttttacgtgccaaaccagttctgattatgaggctcgccgtaatggagggttctggattaattttgaccacctggggttctttaacgtgctctacaaaacaagcacacgggcgtttttggatttcgcaatggcacttttattgctgcaagatggaggatgaagtggtaagctgtgcatgtgtacatgcacatgctTTCtgtgtcatatgccttgtttctgcttttcaatatgcgttcacaaataactgtacattctcaaaagtcatttagtgcaagaagcctaggtcgactgaaatgggactaacttaaatgctcacgaatttaccacacttctaacaaaatgacaCCTGCAGTGTTGGGCATGAGATTGccatccataattggcctccgttaattcgtaaatacttttagaatgtggccgaagcttcctacatgcatgcacggaaatcgctaacttttctgcgatagccgatacgaatgctcacatgccgccgcggtggctcagccgttacggtgcccggttgctgacccgaaagacgccgtttgggccccagGCTGTCGCATTttgatcgaggcgaaatgctagaggtccgcgtactgtgcgatgtcagtgcacgttaaagaaccgcaggtggccgaaattatccggagccctgcactgcGGTGTCCGTCAtcctgagtcgctttgggacgttaaacatgaccaactaatgcgcacatgtacctaggtagtagagctgcagaagtgcacttgttcCCCAGATACGAAAaccattaaaataaaacggcggcagcatggcaccccctaaacaataattttaactgatgttcgtagcatggcgatccacgccgaggcaagaaactggacgagcgggcaaacttggggcgagagtcgagctgctctcgcgtgagttacacgacatacggccagaacaatcctgcagtagcacttttattattcagcattatagcagtccggctactccacgtagtaacgtaccttggatgaagtgagcagagtaaacgtaatgaaaagagtcgatgctccaagaactactcgccgtcacgcaacacactgaatgccgcAAGTCGCACTTCTATCGATacacccgaaaaataacacagaatatgcgcaggacgagcgcgcgagcgatcCAATACCAGCAACAACGAGCAAAAGGAACAGCTACCGGAAGTTTCCaaagggcgccggatgccggcgcacagcgttgccagagcacagtggcgctggatgaaaccgtctatatagcgaagcaaaaaaaaaaattatggggttttacgtgccaaaaccagttctgaatagcGAAGCAGGTATGAAAGATACAAAAATACAAAAGATAGATCACACTCTATGCACGCGCACGTCAATACCATCCAGGAACGCCGTTTCCTTGTCAGAAAGATTAACTGACGGTGTACTAGCACAGTCTGCTCCATTTTTTCGAATCAGCCAGGCTTTGATTATCTCACGCATGCTACGGTCCTTGCTCCTGGCCTCCACTGCGCATGTACCGAACATTGTACGTTTTGCTGGGACAATCATGGCAATATTCACAAAGGTTTCCGTCCCTTGGTTTTGCAACATTTCGCTTTTGTTCTGCAAGCCTTTCATTGAGGCATCTCCCACTTTGCCCTATGTATATCCGACCACAAGTTAACAGAACGGTAAACCACCCTTTGCGAGCCCTCCACAAACTTATTCCTATGCTTCCCTTTACATACCTTTGATTTTTTGGGAAAAGGGTCTGTCAGCTTACACAACTTTGATAGCTTCTCTGGAGCAGAGAATATCAACTTCACATTCGCCTTATTGGCAATCCCCTTCAGCTTATGGGAGATACCATGCATGTACGGTATCAACGCCGTCTTTTTCCTTTCTGTGGGTTGTTCCCCACGGCTTCTTTaaagttgaaagttagcgctgtcctgtgtctctgtcacgtccctgtcttttctgaattgcgctaaaggcttgGCCGATATGAGGAAATTGCACTGCAGTTTCGTTTTATTCCACCAAATGTCACCACATGTAGCAGTTGCGTGGTATCGTACCATGTGTCAAGGAATGCGACATGTgtgccgcgtagtctcgatagcTGTGTTAACCCTTCGGTACACGCTATGGCGCCTTCTCGAAAACTACGAAacgctgctgaagaagtgaatcaTAGAGCTTCGCGCACTGCTGCAATTAGGCAACGTCGGACTCAGCAGACCACCGTGCAGAGAGcggcacaagccgcagctcgccgtcgacaccgggcggacagttcagttcgttctcgtgaaaacgatgGAAAGAGTTTCTTTCAAGAAACTATCGCTTGCCAAGATGGCTATGGCGATTCTTATAAACTGAAGTGCTACTATAAGAAAGCGTTTTACGTTAGTTTCTCTGGTTTCCTTTTATTATAAGCGCACTTCAAATAATGACTAACTCGCTATATGATTCGGATGCTATAGTGGAGCACCTTCCGGAAGTGAATGTTTTCTGTGATGCACTGAGCCAAAATAAATAGCATCGACATCGTTGAGTCTCGCATACGCCCGTCTGGAGTGCAGCAGGCACGTCGCTCGGTGCGTCGTTCGCACAGCACTAGTTTGGCCAATTCTTTTTCTATTTTCAAGCCACTTCAGCTGCGCACCGGCAAATAGTTCCTGCGACACACGTGTGTGAGAAGAGTGCGTTGAAACGTGTGAGAATGGATGCAGAAATACTGTCACACATGTAGATGCTTGTATTTATTTCATGACTTTCGAGCTAATTTAATTCTGAAACGAAAGGCCCCTAAGCAAGTTCTAACATCCTATTGAATTGGCTGGCTCACTGAACTCGCAGTCGGGGCTATTTTGGGGAAAAAGTTACCGTGTTTCACCGTCCAGGAAGTTCTCCAATCTTTTTTTATACCACGTGAACGTGCGCTTTGTATGTTCGCCTGGGTCACATTTTTACGTCCGTGTATCACGTAGAATGGGAAATGCAGACTAATTTCTAGGGCGACGGCCCCGCTGTCAGGCTTCACAGATTTCTCATTACCATCCGGTGGACAAGCGGCCAGGAAGAAATCAGAGACCTGCGTCTTCCCGTACCATTCTCTTCGATCGGAAGATGACTAATGAGAGGCAGTTTAATTATATTTTTGTGTTTGCTGCTATACATTGGTTTGAATGTTCCTTACTTAGTGCCATTTTGTGTCTGGAATCAGGCTCGGATAAATAGCACGGAAGCGAGAGGGTCGAGTGTTCCATGCGCTTGAAGTCGGTCCGACGCAAACCATCGCACACTGTTGTTCACCATTCACATAAAGGTATTTCTAAACGGTCTTGACACTAGAATTATTGAAAAATTTACTAGAGGAAACTTGCCTTAATGTCCACAGGATCAGCAAGCACGGAGGTTCAGTCAGCATTGGATGGATTGTTACATCACATAGATGTGCCTTTACTTCGTCCTTTTGGCTCCAAATGACTTTGTGACTTCGCTAACATTATTTTCGACAAAATATTAGGGTATAATTGCGCAACTGCGCAGTAATGCTGCAGGTGCGCAAGTTTTTGTTACCTTGAGTGTCTGAAAATATAGATTTCCTTCGAAATATAGGCCGAGAAAGTTAGTGAAAACACACTAAATATAACCGCAACAACGTTTGAAACCACAAGCACGAAGTTGTGACAAATCCAAGCCCTAACGGCCATTCTCATTGTGACTGAACGATGTCAGTGCGAGAGTTCCCTCTAATAAATTTAGTAGCCAATTCTGTGGTCTTGACATAGCCCCCAAGAGCTGGTGGCACGCGTGGTCACCAACATGCAATCGTCCGCAGAATACTGAGTCTACCGAAGACCTGAGAATACAGCGTGCGCTGCCCTATCCAGGGGGTCATGGTCTTGACCTCAGCTATATTTGCAGCTTCAAGgctggaaagaaaaaaactttGCAAGCACATTGTTTCATTATACTGACGGTATATCTACGCAATACGCAATGCTAATTGCATCTAATGACGTTGATGTTACAGTTGTGAGCTTATTTCATTCTACTGGAAATTTTCACCTGCCAGAACATCACCTAACGTCAACAACGGGCACATTTGACCAAATCTGGTGAAGAACCAGTGCGACAAAACAATCACATAGCAAGGATGCCCTTGTCGGCTTATTCGTTCTTACTTTGTTCGACGAAATTCGTTCTAGACCAACATTCACAGACCCAGCGTCAGGCGTCCTCTTGATCCACGAATACGCTGTTGCTTTGATTGTGAGGCCCTTTGGAAGGTGCATGCTAAAGGCCGTCATTGGTGACAAATGTTATTCAGGAACAGGATTCTATGCTACCGTTATGTAATGCATCATCTGTTAGGATGTCGCCTTCGGTGCTTTAAGAACAATTTGTGCCTGTcagcttccatggggcttgcagaaaaCTGCACCGAAATGCCGACGACATCTGATTGATGAAACGCGCGCTTGCGGCATTGACACATCCGTGGCATTAACTACAGCCTGCATATAGCTGGGCCTGGCAATAAGTGGTGTCCGAATTCCCGCCCCAACGATGGTCGCCTCTGAGAAACCAAAATATACCTCAAAGGATATGCTATTGCGCGCTACATGCGCCGGTAGAAATCGCAAAGCGGGGAAACAAACCATGGTCGCCACCTTTTAGACGTAGCCTATCGCAGAAGATGTCCGATGCTAGTGATACCAAGACAATTACGCGTTTAGATTGAAAAAAATTCGCGCGTCCCCTATTGATACCAGAAGGCAAATTTTGAATGTTTGGCTTATAATTTATTCTCGTGTCTGATAAATTTGCAACAAAACGATGCTGTCTCGCACACCACAAGAAAGAACCAAGATTCGCGAGAAGGATCTGGGCAATACATTTGCACGAAGTGCTTCGTTGTTCCTTAAGTTTGCGTTGATGCTGTCCCGTTTGATAAAATTGTGCAGGCACGCACGTGCACATGCGAGCACGTAAATAGAAGTTgcacgcatgaaaaaaaaaaaacagatttatCGCTCGCCGACGCGGGTCTAGCatacattactttttttttgcctttgtaaTGGCTGCGGCTACGAGGGAGGAATATGGAGCAAGCGCGCGAATGTAGGGGTCTCAGTGAGACCCACGTTGGCAGCTCATTTTTCATCCGGTTGTTTTCGCAAACATGTTTCTTTTTTGctggtttggggggggggggggttcgaggGTGCCTGCTGTGTGTTGGACTACATGATACAACAACCGCCTTAGCGACAaacacaatgccaagttcaataTGCAAGATCAATTCGTGAAATGTCTTTGTGCTTCTTGAGGGAGCTCACTTACGAAAACTTTCGGGATTCGTCAGCCTGTTTATGGGTTAAGCCTCCCGGCAATCGTCAAACGGAACTTTATACGCGTGCTCTGCATAACTTAGTATTACTGATACATGTTGCCGGCAGGGAGTTCTGAGCACTGCGCTATCTTATGAAAAAAAGCAATCCGCAGAAATCCCTCTTCTCAGATCCAGCGTCGGGTTGCTGACCTACTTAGGTATACATTCGCGGTGTCTTCTTCGGAACAACGGCTTCTTCGTAAAAGATCTATCTACGGCGTAATAGACACGCTCCCCTCTCGAGACTAATATAGGGAGGCTTATGCGTAGAGCGAATTGCTTCCTTtaccgttttctttcttttcttgcagGTATGCACGCGGGCATTTGTGATAAAAACTTCACGGGTGCAACTAATCAGACTCTTATCTTTATAGCGCACAGAAACGTGACTACCATTCCAACGGCTTCTCCATTCGTGATTTCTCGGAAGAATTTCGTCCCCGCAACCTTTCTTTGTTTGCCTTTTTGGTCATATACGACATATTtggtaaaagaaaagaaatcaatgCTGTATCTTCTGAGCGCCAACCTGGTCGCACACCAATTTACAATGCTGATGTTTAATTGACCTTCTTAAG harbors:
- the LOC119462255 gene encoding endothelin-converting enzyme 1; its protein translation is MDEFSCHGGLIVDEMKLSEHLSVNSEGHIDGFVNYGQFTSEEDKHTVMDSLSSGRHRRSRFAFAIIVVTIVIFVVVIVYYSTVEIVASYRASKSSKRPNLCKTADCVVHSRLLTEPVGRNVDPCEDFQDHVCAAWRQLEHVRDERVASAVGEVRTVWYENLESLLRKATTLIKASKKPLAMLRSCAQKLRARPTDVALFRSFMGKLRLSWPEEPPSDVEPLGVLLDLTFNWGLCFWLRIRLSKKPGSALGSRIRIMLSPGQSASVYTFAMRYYRLVIEGTYARYWSRLRDLLNSEESSNDSDRINRGQTVEGKVIKLLVSIVNKHPVDPVSVPLSNISLFTHPVPSTEWLGQLNNVLRYEGPFSGDDELLASDRMLLNTIGKLFAMFSHSELLSHLSWQFVQAYAPILDQSLGDFFSDRDFRIFCAAQVSSSYSPLITTIYTRLNPPQKNHRYLASNLSMILKHTVQRIVRSTHLDNLTKTAATKKLMAMNVRLWPVGELLRNPDKIYSGFPENGESFVHLWVDTRRSLRSMVGTAYVMAPNAMFYGGLGFLVAEEVLKMQDAVGARFHANGSVVPFWLYKNSRKLLENHETCLGVRNNLGMYLPALEVAYSAFREATHHDKHPMQLSDELTEPKVFFKTVCLTTCATRGFGHGVPLVDCNQLMKNSLEFVATFSCKEVSRYEQHVQVSILSVSNSKS